Sequence from the Hamadaea flava genome:
CGCGGACAGCGGGAAGTCCTCGTAGGGGCCGGCGTAGCGTACGTCGAAACCCCGTGGGCTGGTCTTCAGCAGTCGCGCCGCCGCCTCAGGGCAGCCGGGCAGGGACGCGGGCCCCCGGTAGACCAGTGCGATCGGCGCGTCCCGGAGCGACGCCTGCCCGGATAGCCGCCGGGTGTCGGGCATCGCCGGCTTCATGACGGTTCTCGCGGGGACGGGTTGTCCAGGGTCAACGCGGTGCAGCGGACGCCGCCGCCGCCCTTGGCCAGCTCGGTGGTGTCGAGTTCGAGCACGCGCAGGCCGCGTCCCCGCAGCACGGCGGCGAGCCGGGGTGCGTGGCGGGTCATCGTCACGGTGGTGCCGTCGCTGATCAGGTTGAGCGCGAACTGTGCCGCTTCGTCGAGGCCGACTTCGATCAGGTCCAGGCCGAGCCGTTGCAGACGCCCGCAGCTCGGCAGGTCGAGGGCCTGCGGGCAGTACGCGAGCGTCCCCGTGTCGATGACCGCGACGGCCAGATCGAGGTCGTACCAGCGCGGGCTGACCGTACGCAGCGGCACGACCTCGTAGCGCAGTTCCTTGGCCAGTACGGCGTGCATGCCGCGATCGGTACGCTGCCCGTACCCCGCGAGCAGCAGGTCGCCACAGGCCAGCGCGTCGCCCTGACCGCTGAACGGGAAAGGCGCGTCGAGGACGTCGAACCCCCGCCGGGTCAGCCACTCGTGGAAGTACGGGATCTCCGCCTTGCGTTCGGGCGGCGGGTAACCCAGGACCGCCCGGTTGCCGCGGACGACGGCGGCATTGGCGGTGAACACCATGTCGGGGCACTGCGGCGCGGAGGGCACGTACTCGACCCGGCGGCCTGACAGGCGGTGCGCGGCGACGATCTCATCGAGCTCGGCGGCGGCGGCGGCCGGGTCGGGTTGGACCTCGGTGTGCATGTACGGATTGATCTCGTAATCGATGCGGAAGTGGGCGGCGTCGGATACCAGCAGTTCGGTGTTCATAGGTCTCTCCAGTGATGTCGGTTTCGGTTGTGGAGCGTGGAAGTCTCCTAGGGCACGCCCTCGGCGGGGATGCCTCGCCATCGCGTACCGGGGGTGAGGTGCTCGCCCTTCATCAGCAGGGAGAGCGGGCCCAGGCTGACGTCGTCGCCGACGACCGTGTCGTAGAGCACGATCGATCGCGTGCCGATGCTGGCGCCGGGGCTGATCGTGACGAACGACATCTTCATCACCCGGTCCTCGAACAGATGCGTCTGCAGCGACACCTCGATGCCGACCGTGGCGTCGTCGCCGATCTCGACCAGGTCGTGCTCGGTGAGATAAGTGGTGCCGATCCACGTACGCCGTCCGATGCGGGCCCCGAACCAGCGCAGCACGGGCGGCAGGAACGGCGTACCGACGAGCAGCCCGACACCGGCGGGCACCGCGGCCGCCTCGTAGAGCCCGGTGACGAATTCCGAGCGCCGCACGAACGGACTCCACAGCGGTTCCACTCGCGGACGGTAGGTGCCGATGATGTTGCGCTTGGTCGCCGCGCAGAACGCGATCACGGCGACACTGGTGGCGATGGCGACCAGCGGGGACACCAGTGCGGGCACAAGCAGATCACGGCCGTTGGCGAGCCACGACAGCACGAACAGGTAGAGGTAGATACCCGCACCCAGCATCGACGCGGGCAGCGTCGCCCGGAAGAACTCGATCGCCAGCCGCTGGGCCAGCACCCGGCGCGACGGGCGGTAGGTCTGCGCCTCCGAGAAGGAGCCGCTGTCCTGGCGCACCGGCAGGTACATCGCGGGCGAACCGAGCCAGGACGTGCCCGCCGGGACGCCCGCCGGCGGTGGCAGCGTGCCGACGCCGATCAGCGAGCCGTCGCCGAGTCTGGTGCCGGACGGCACGAACGCCGCGTTGCCGACGAACGCCCGGCTGCCCACGGCGGTCGGCAGGAACGCCAGGCGGCCGTTGGCGAACGTGGCCGCCCCCACGCTGGCCATGTCGGCGACGAAGCTCTCCGGTCCCAGCGTGAGCAGGTCCGGGTCCAGATGTGCGGCGGTGGAGACCTCGGACCACGCCCCGACCCGCGCGCCGAGCATCCGCAGCCACGGCACGGTGTAGAGGGTTGCGTACAGGGAGTTGGTGAACATGAGGCTGAACTCGAGCAGCTTGTCGGCCACCCATTTGCGTACGCCGAGCCACGACCGCGCGGGGTGCATGCCGATCCGTGCCCGGGGCAGCACCAGCCGTTTGCCGATGGCGACCACCGCGCAGACGGTGAGGACGTAGACCGGTCCGGCGGGCACCGTGGCCAGCAGCCCGGCCAGGGTGCCCCAGTTCAGCAGCGCCCACCAGACCATGCCGACACTCGGCAGGATCATGACGATCGCACCGACCTCCAGCCCGATGAGGCCCAGCACGGCGGCGAGGATGTGGTGCGGCCACCAGCCACGGCGCGGGGCTTCCATGGCGAGCATGGCCTCCACGACACGGTTGATCTCCTGCACCGGCGTTGCCGGGGACCCCGACCAGCGGGCCCCCTCGGGGACGGATTCGCCGCGGCTGAGCACCGACTGCTCGCCGAGACCCGCGTTCGCGCCCACGGCGGTGCCCGGCTCCAGAACCGTGTTGGCTCCGACGAACGCCTGCCGGTCCACGGTGATCGGGGCGACGATCAGCCACCCGTCCTCGACATGCCACGGGCGCAGCGCGACGCCGTATCCGATGGAAGCGTCGGCCCGGATGTCGATCAAGGTGGGCAGGCTGATCGCGCTGGTCGCGATGGTGGTCCGCGGGCCGATCCGGGCCCCGAGCAGTCGCAGGTAAACACCCATCAGCGGGGAGCCGCTCAGCACCGGCAGCGGCCCGATCGCGAGGAGCATGTTCAGCGCCCAGAGCCGGACGTAGGTCGGTCCCCACAGCGGATACCGTCCCGGCCGGATACCAGCGGCCAGCGGCCTCGCGAGCAGCGCTGGGACGAGCCAGCGTACGCCGAGGTAGCTGACGAGGGTCGCGGTCATCAGCTGGATGAGCACGCCCACCGACACCTCGCCGTTGTTGCGGGTGTAGACGAAGGAGACCGGCAGCGTGATGAGCAGCGACAGCAGGTAGATCGCGGTCGCCTGGCCGGCGCCCGCGCCCGCGATCCGGCTGCTGCGGTGCCGCAACGGTGCGGTGCGGGGCAGCGCGGTCGCGGCGGCGGGCCGCGCGGTGGCGCCGAGGTGCGTGGCCAGGCCGCTGATGGTCGGGTGGTCGTAGAGGTCACGCACCGCCGGGCTGGCGCCGACCTTGCGCGTACGCAGCAGCGACACCACCCGCGCCGCCAGCAGCGAATGCCCGCCCAGGTCGGTGAAGAAGTCGGCGGTCACCGACAGCGCTTGCGGTTCGACGCCGAACGCCTCGGCCCACACGGCGCGTACGTGTAGCTCGAGATCGTTCTGGGCGGCCACGACGGGACCGTCGGTGCTCATGAGCCGTCGGCCGATCGGGGCGGGCAGCTTGGAGCGGTCCACCTTGCCGCTCGGCATGGTCGGCAGGGTGGCGGTGATGTCGATGTAGGCGGGCACCATGTAGCCGGGCAGCCGCTCCTGCAGCGTGCGGTGCAGGCGCTGGACCATCGCCTCGTCGCCCTCGCTGGGCTCATCGGGCGAGGCGAGGACGATGTAGCCGGAAAGCTCTCGCGGCGCGTCCGGGTCGTCGCCGAGGGCCATGAGCGCCACCACCGCCTCCGACACGCCCGCGTCCTCCATGAGCACGCTCTCGATTTCGCCGAGATCGACACGGTGGCCGCGGATCTTGACCTCCGCGTCGGCCCGTCCCAGGTACTCGATCTCGCCGTCGGCGGTGAGCCGGCCCAGGTCGCCGGTGCGGTACAGCCTGCTGCCGGGCGGCGCCGACGGGTGCTCGATGAACCGATCCGCGGTCAAGTCGGGGCGGCCGACGTAGCCTCGGGCCACTCCCGGCCCGCCGATGCAGATCTCGCCGACCTCGCCGTCGGCGACCGGGCGGCGCTCCTCGTCGAGCAGGACGGCTGAGTAGGTGGGCAGTGGTATTCCGATCGTCACCGTCCGTCCCGGGCGCAGCTCGCTCCAGATGGCCGTCACCGTCGTCTCGGTCGGGCCGTACGTGTTGAGGATCCGCCGATCGGGACGGCCCCACCGCTCGACCAACTGCCCAGGACACGCCTCTCCGCCCACCATCAGGTTGCGGATGCGGGGCAGGTCTCGCGGAATGGTCGCCAGCAGCGTCGGTACGCAGTAGAGCACGGTGATGGCGGCGTCATCGAGGAAGTCGGCCAGCTCCGCACCCAGCCGGCGGGAGTCCGTCGGGCCGGCCACCAGCGTCGCCCCCACCGACCAGGTCGGCCAGATCTCCTCGATGGAGAAATCGAAGGCGATTGTCATCCCTTGATAGACCCGATCGCTGGGCCGCACGTCGTACACGCCGGGCACCACGTCGAGGAAGTTGCAGATGCTCGACTGCGCCACCGCGACGCCCTTGGGCCGGCCACTGGAGCCGGAGGTGTAGATGATGTAGGCGAGCGGGTCCTCGTCGTCCTCGCCGAGCTTCGGCCGCCCGGCGGGCGCCTGTCGCAGCTCGGCCTCGCACCGGTCGAGCGCCAGGACGGGCCGATCCAGGCCGGTCGTACGCTCCAGCAGGTCCGAGGCGGTCAGCAGAAGATCCACGTCAGAGTCGTTCGCGATGTAGGCGACCCGGTCGGCTGGTGAATCCGGGTCGATCGGCACGAACGCCCCGCCTGCCTTGCCCACCGCCAGCAATGCGACGTAAGTGGCCACTGAGCGGTTGAGCAGGATCGCAACCCGGGCGCCGTCGCCCACCTGGAGGCTGCGGAGATGGTGCGCCAGGCGATTCGCGCGCTCGTCAAGTTCCCGGTAGGTCAGCCGCTCGCCGTCGCATTCCAGCGCGACTGCGGTGGGGCAGGCGTCGCATGCGACGTCGAACACGTGATGCAGACGCCGCACGTCTGGCGTCGCGTCGCCGGGGTCTTCGATCTCCACGGCCGGCGGAGCGGCTGAGCGCAGGACGATCGTGCGACCGCCGATCCGGACACTGTGGACGCCACGAACCGGCGGCGTCGTCGCGCCGGTTGTCGGCTGGCTCACGGATAATGTCATTGCTCCCCACCATGCGTGTCGTCAGCGAATCGCTCCTGGTGCAGTCCTTGTGCCACAGGCGTCCGAGGGTGCAGGCCGCCAAGGGCAGTCATGGCCGGAGCATGCTGCTGATGGTTTGTCGCGTGATCGCCGTCGAGCAGTCCGCGACGGACATCCTCAGGCGGAGACTCTGAAGATCGTCACGGGGCAGATGTCACACAGCGGCGTCAAAGGCTGATGGTGGCGCAGCGTCACCTCAGGGTGGCGGCGCTACGAGCAGCGCCATCAGCATCTTGCCTATGTGGACGACGGCGGATTGGCATCCCGGCGCGCCACCGAGGTGGCAGCGGCGCGACTCAGGGCGTCGCAGGCTCCTGCCTGCTGATTATGCCGATTAGGCCGATTATGTCGATTGTGGAGCGGTACTGGGGCGGATCATTCATGTGGCGCGGGGCTTCCCCACATTTGCGCTTAGACCACATGAAATAGGACATCACGGGGGGAACGCTAGCACAGCTGACCAGCCGCGGAGCCAATGTTCAGAAGGTCGCGAAAATACCTGTACAGACCATTGTGGATCGCCGGCATCACCGCTTGGAATGCCGGAGTCGCGCGATCGGAAGGGGACGCTGGTTCCGTTGCGTCCCTTGCATTCCATGCTTCAGCAGTAGCTCGTTTCACCGCCGTCCCCGCGCCTCGGCCAGTAGCCGCAGTGGCTGACGAGGCGGCCAAACGGCCATCCTGCCGGTGGGGGCGGTCGTAGAGTCGTGGTCATGGCCCACAACCGCACGCCGCTCGACGATGCCATGATCCAGACCGGTTTGGGTGACCTGCCGAATTGGCAGGGCGACCGGTCAGGCATCACGCGCACCGTCGAACTGCCGTCGTTCCCGGCCGCGATCGCGGTCGTCGACGCGGTGGCCCAGGTGGCCGAAGAGATGGATCACCATCCGGATATCGACATCCGATGGCGCACCCTCACGTTCCACAACGTCACGTATTCCGAGAACGCTGTGACCGCGCTGGATTTCCAACTGGCCCACCGGATCGACGACGTGGTCGCCCGCTACTGATCCACCCAGCGCCCCGCGCCGGCGTCAGCAGTCGATCAGGGCGCAGGCATGCTGGAGATCGTGACCGCGAGCTGATCCAGTCTGCCTTCGATCGCAGCATGCCCCGTGGGCGAGATCTTGCCGCCGGCCAGCAGGTCGTCGTTCTTCTTCCGGATCGCGGCCAGTTTGTCCTGAGCTTCCGCCCGTTTGCCCTCGGCGACGAGGCGGCTGAGATCGTCGAGCAGGTGGTCCAGCGCGTCGCCGTTCTTGGGCTGCAACAGCCAGGTCGGATCCGGTTGGCTTATCAGCGTCCTGAGGTCCAAGATCTGGTCCGAAGCTGCCTTCGGCGACGGCGAGGGCGACGGTTTCGGCGATGATTGCTGAGAAGGCGTGGTCGTCGCCGACTGCCACGCGATCTGAGTAGGACCCACGCTCGGTGTCGGCGAAGCCGACTCCGGGGCCGTCGTGCTGGGGGAGGGCGAGACGGCGGCGGCCGGCGGCTGGACGAGCTCTTGATCCGGCCAGGCAAGCACGAGCGCGGCCGGAACGACGATCGCTGCCATCGTGGCGACTCCGAGCCGGACCAGAGGCCGGCGGCGCCGCGGTGGTTCCACTGGGTCGGCGGCCGTCGCGGGGTCGGACCACGGGATGAGTTCGGCCTGCACTTCCGCGGCGGACGCCGGGCGTAGCGCGGGATCCTTGGCCAGCAGCCGATCGACCAGGCGGTCCAGATCTCTCGGAAGGTCCGGTCGTCGCGCCCGAATCGTCGGCGGCTCGTCGCAGAGCTGTTCGCAGGCGATGTCGAAGGCGTCTTCACCGGCGAACGGCGTGGTCCCGGTGAGCATCCTGAACAGCACACAGCCAACGGAGTAGAGGTCCGCCCGCCCGTCGAGCGGCAGCCCGGCGACCTGCTCCGGCGACATGTAGCTGATCGTGCCCGGCGCGACGTAGTAGGCGGTGAGCGCAGCGGTGTCCAGGAGCCGGCTGATGCCGAAGTCGGTCAACTTCACCGTCTGGTCACCCGTGAGCAGGATGTTGCCCGGCTTGATGCCGCCATGCACGACGCCTGCCGCGTGCGCCGCTGCGAGCGCATCGCATACCTGGCCCATCACGGCGGCCGCTTCGGCGACGGACATCGCACCGTCGGCCAGCCGCCCCACGACGCTGGGGCCGTCGACCAGCTCCATGACGACGTATGCGACGCCGTTCTCGGAGCCGCTGTCCCAAAGGCCGACGATGTTCGGATGCGACAGACCAGCCAAGGTACGCGCCTCGTCATGGAACCGCGCCCGCTGCTCGGCATCGCGGCCCAGCTCTGAGCCGTCCAGTATCTTCACCGCGACAGCCCGGTCATACCGGCGATCCCAGGCACGCCAGACCGTGGCGGTGGTGCCGCTGCCGACCGTCTCATCCAGCCGGTAGCGTCCATTCAGTACCCGCGACGACACGAGCTATCCCCGCTCAGGCATGAGCCGGGCGCGGTGAACCGCGACGATGGAAACCACGTCAGCCACCCTCCATCGGCATCCATGCGGCCGTTGCGTCCACTCCCCTGGAAGCCGTCGATATGCCAAACGTATGGGCGCGTGACTCGGTGGCGATGATCAGCCAAGTGAGAACGATCGAGCTCGCAGTCCCGGCGGTGGCCACGCGAAGCGGCGACTGACTTCTGGGAGTGCGACGGCGTGCCCCCACCGGACACCTGCATATCGGGACTAACCGCCGGATTCGGCGAGGAGCAACTCCCATTCCCTGGCCAGGGCTCGATCGATGCGATGGTCGCGTGCGATGGCTTCCTTGAACCAGGCGATGGTGGCGGGTGCCAAGGCGAGGATCTGGTTGTAGTTGAGGGCGGCCGGGTTCATGCCGAACAGCAGTCCGGTCTTTAGCAGCGTTCCTGAGGTCGCAATGGCATGGCCGAGGAGCAGCATCGAGGTCAGCTTGGCGTGCTCCAGCCGCCGCTGCGCTGCGGTCCCACCGGTGGCGTAGCTGTTGAGCAGCCAGTACCCGCGGATGACCGCGGACACGACACCTGGCGTGATGCCCATCGTGAAGAAATGGCGAAGGTCGTATCCCTGCGTGTACATGTAGCGGGCTACGTCGGTCCAGGGCACCTTGCCGCCGGAGGGGCTCAGCGCGAACGGGGAATCGAGGTTACCCAGCTGCAGCAGGCTGAAGAACGGGGGCGGCAGGCCGGCCGGTGTGTAGACGTCCGAGAGTAGATGGCGCACCTGAGTCAGCAGCGCGCTGATCAGATCGAGCGGAACGGCGTCGGTTGTGACCTGGATGAGTTGCCCTGCTTTGTCAATGTAGGTGCCGGTGGCGTGCATGAGGTCCGCCAAGCCGACAAAGAAACCCAAGACCGGATCGTGGCCCAGGCTCTGCAGCCGATGAGTGGCCGGCCGCATGCCGCTGACCAGACCCCCGGTGGCCTTCGTGGTGGGGGCGTCGAAGGGTACTTTCGCCAGCTTCTCGAGCCGTTTGAAGAAGCGGTCATGGATGCCTTTCGCGCGATCGCCGTCCTGGAGCCATTTGGTCAGGGGCGATCCGGTGTACTTCGCACCCAGGAAGGTCGCGTCCCGGGGGATGCGAACAAGGACGACGTCAAGGAGGGTCGCCAGTGCACCGGCCACTAGGACGACCGCCCAGTCGGTTTTATCCCAGCTGATGTCGCCGTGTTCCTCGGTATAGGCGGTCAGGCTGCGCGTGATCACGCCGGAAGGCAGAACCTGCTGGAGCGGATCACGGGTCAGATCAATTCCCCATCGATCCAACCTGGCTTCGGCAAGCCTGTGGAGCTGGTTGAAGTCGCCGCCGGGAATCACGTCGGGTACGGCGTACCGGGGGCCCTCCGGTGGCTCGGCGCGCACCGGAGAGGCTGTGCTCGACGCTGCTTCAAGGGCCGGCACAGCGATGCCCAGCGCCTGCAGGCTAACGCGCACCGCGTCGAACTCGGACTCGACCGAGTCCAGCGTGTCGCTGATGTGATGTTCGCGTTCGAGGACGTCCTTGAGGTCGAATTCCACCTGGTCGAAAAGGCCCCGCAATTCGGTCAGAGTGATGGCCTGGTTGGCGACGACGGCGGAAGCCGCCGACAGCTTGTCACCCGACACGGAGCGGCTCCCGCCGTTCGAAAGCCTCCTGACTGGTCTGCAGGTTCACCAGCGCCGTCTGGAACGCGGCCAACTCAGCCCTGAGCGTCGCGAGTCGTCGCTCGTTGCTCGCGGTCTGGGTGAGGTACGCCTCCATCCTGTGCCCGAGCCCTGCGATGTCGTCGGCGAGTTCGGCCATGGCCTGCTGATGATGGCGGATGACTTGCTGGATGAGGTGCTCGCGTCGCTTCTCCCGTTCACGCTCGTTGACGGCCAGAACGTAGCGGGTGCCCTGATGAACGGCGACACCGAGGATCACCACGGTGCCGATCCCGGTGGCCATCGCGCTCAGGCCCAGCAGCCCGCCGAATCCAAGGGCCGCAAGGCCTGAGGTGATCCCCGCTCCGCTGAGACCGGCGACGCTTCCGGCTAGGCTGACCGCGGTGATCGGAACGCCGATCGCAGCCGCCTTGGCGGCGATGTCCTTGGTGGTGGTCTCCAGCTGACTGGTCGTGATCTTGCCCGAAGCGAACTCTTCTTCGGTCGTCACCAGCCGTTCGGTTTCCTGTACGACCTTTTCAGCCGTCTCGGCGAACACGAGCTCCGCGACGAGCATGATTCGCTCACGCTCGACGTCGGCGGCGTGCCTGTCGGCACGAGAGATTCTCACCAGATCGCGCACCAGCAC
This genomic interval carries:
- a CDS encoding dimethylarginine dimethylaminohydrolase family protein, which codes for MNTELLVSDAAHFRIDYEINPYMHTEVQPDPAAAAAELDEIVAAHRLSGRRVEYVPSAPQCPDMVFTANAAVVRGNRAVLGYPPPERKAEIPYFHEWLTRRGFDVLDAPFPFSGQGDALACGDLLLAGYGQRTDRGMHAVLAKELRYEVVPLRTVSPRWYDLDLAVAVIDTGTLAYCPQALDLPSCGRLQRLGLDLIEVGLDEAAQFALNLISDGTTVTMTRHAPRLAAVLRGRGLRVLELDTTELAKGGGGVRCTALTLDNPSPREPS
- a CDS encoding Pls/PosA family non-ribosomal peptide synthetase translates to MSQPTTGATTPPVRGVHSVRIGGRTIVLRSAAPPAVEIEDPGDATPDVRRLHHVFDVACDACPTAVALECDGERLTYRELDERANRLAHHLRSLQVGDGARVAILLNRSVATYVALLAVGKAGGAFVPIDPDSPADRVAYIANDSDVDLLLTASDLLERTTGLDRPVLALDRCEAELRQAPAGRPKLGEDDEDPLAYIIYTSGSSGRPKGVAVAQSSICNFLDVVPGVYDVRPSDRVYQGMTIAFDFSIEEIWPTWSVGATLVAGPTDSRRLGAELADFLDDAAITVLYCVPTLLATIPRDLPRIRNLMVGGEACPGQLVERWGRPDRRILNTYGPTETTVTAIWSELRPGRTVTIGIPLPTYSAVLLDEERRPVADGEVGEICIGGPGVARGYVGRPDLTADRFIEHPSAPPGSRLYRTGDLGRLTADGEIEYLGRADAEVKIRGHRVDLGEIESVLMEDAGVSEAVVALMALGDDPDAPRELSGYIVLASPDEPSEGDEAMVQRLHRTLQERLPGYMVPAYIDITATLPTMPSGKVDRSKLPAPIGRRLMSTDGPVVAAQNDLELHVRAVWAEAFGVEPQALSVTADFFTDLGGHSLLAARVVSLLRTRKVGASPAVRDLYDHPTISGLATHLGATARPAAATALPRTAPLRHRSSRIAGAGAGQATAIYLLSLLITLPVSFVYTRNNGEVSVGVLIQLMTATLVSYLGVRWLVPALLARPLAAGIRPGRYPLWGPTYVRLWALNMLLAIGPLPVLSGSPLMGVYLRLLGARIGPRTTIATSAISLPTLIDIRADASIGYGVALRPWHVEDGWLIVAPITVDRQAFVGANTVLEPGTAVGANAGLGEQSVLSRGESVPEGARWSGSPATPVQEINRVVEAMLAMEAPRRGWWPHHILAAVLGLIGLEVGAIVMILPSVGMVWWALLNWGTLAGLLATVPAGPVYVLTVCAVVAIGKRLVLPRARIGMHPARSWLGVRKWVADKLLEFSLMFTNSLYATLYTVPWLRMLGARVGAWSEVSTAAHLDPDLLTLGPESFVADMASVGAATFANGRLAFLPTAVGSRAFVGNAAFVPSGTRLGDGSLIGVGTLPPPAGVPAGTSWLGSPAMYLPVRQDSGSFSEAQTYRPSRRVLAQRLAIEFFRATLPASMLGAGIYLYLFVLSWLANGRDLLVPALVSPLVAIATSVAVIAFCAATKRNIIGTYRPRVEPLWSPFVRRSEFVTGLYEAAAVPAGVGLLVGTPFLPPVLRWFGARIGRRTWIGTTYLTEHDLVEIGDDATVGIEVSLQTHLFEDRVMKMSFVTISPGASIGTRSIVLYDTVVGDDVSLGPLSLLMKGEHLTPGTRWRGIPAEGVP
- a CDS encoding 4a-hydroxytetrahydrobiopterin dehydratase, encoding MAHNRTPLDDAMIQTGLGDLPNWQGDRSGITRTVELPSFPAAIAVVDAVAQVAEEMDHHPDIDIRWRTLTFHNVTYSENAVTALDFQLAHRIDDVVARY
- a CDS encoding serine/threonine-protein kinase, with product MSSRVLNGRYRLDETVGSGTTATVWRAWDRRYDRAVAVKILDGSELGRDAEQRARFHDEARTLAGLSHPNIVGLWDSGSENGVAYVVMELVDGPSVVGRLADGAMSVAEAAAVMGQVCDALAAAHAAGVVHGGIKPGNILLTGDQTVKLTDFGISRLLDTAALTAYYVAPGTISYMSPEQVAGLPLDGRADLYSVGCVLFRMLTGTTPFAGEDAFDIACEQLCDEPPTIRARRPDLPRDLDRLVDRLLAKDPALRPASAAEVQAELIPWSDPATAADPVEPPRRRRPLVRLGVATMAAIVVPAALVLAWPDQELVQPPAAAVSPSPSTTAPESASPTPSVGPTQIAWQSATTTPSQQSSPKPSPSPSPKAASDQILDLRTLISQPDPTWLLQPKNGDALDHLLDDLSRLVAEGKRAEAQDKLAAIRKKNDDLLAGGKISPTGHAAIEGRLDQLAVTISSMPAP
- a CDS encoding TerB family tellurite resistance protein, whose protein sequence is MESGQIGLGRLKDVAGNAARMLADSTSAARQRLTEVAGDTQEMAKQSAEQVKAKVADVKDSLAVRSSRDRGASADLSALSVDAKLLYCRILVSLALVDALLDPREIANLYLFASTIGLDDETRSELRGEITRGQRDAENTAEVRGAIVELAGQLRNLLDEDQREPVFAVLVRDLVRISRADRHAADVERERIMLVAELVFAETAEKVVQETERLVTTEEEFASGKITTSQLETTTKDIAAKAAAIGVPITAVSLAGSVAGLSGAGITSGLAALGFGGLLGLSAMATGIGTVVILGVAVHQGTRYVLAVNEREREKRREHLIQQVIRHHQQAMAELADDIAGLGHRMEAYLTQTASNERRLATLRAELAAFQTALVNLQTSQEAFERREPLRVG